A window of Phragmites australis chromosome 2, lpPhrAust1.1, whole genome shotgun sequence genomic DNA:
TGTGATAATTGCACTGTTTCTGCACTTAATTGTTTCTACTTAGTGTAAATCCCACTCGAAGGGAAGACAAAGCTGCTCACTTGTATGCGCAGAAAAATGCACTTCtgtttggttttggtctttTGGCACTGCTTCATATTTAGTGTTTTCTGGTTTTGTTTGCATTCAACTGCAAAGAAGAGAGCTTTTTTGTCTTCTTGTCAAAATATACTGGTTATTCATATTGTCAAACCTAATGGGCGCACATCTTgttttcttgatcatattgccaAACCTAATGGGCGCACATCTTgttttcttgatcatattgccaAACCTAATGGGCGCACATCGTgttttcttgatcatattgtcAAACCTAGTATAGTGGAAGCCTATATCTGTTTTTATTTCTTGAGTATTACAATATGTAGGTGTTTCTTTTACTCAATagtactcccccccccccccccccccacacacataTAATGCTTGAAACATTATCTGTAGCTTGCGTGACAAGGCCCAGGTGGAACAATTGCTTCGTTATGTTGTGGAAGAAGTTCCAGAGGATGCCGAAAAAAAGCGCTCTTTTAAGTATGACATTGGACCTCAATGTTTGTTGTCATTTTGTGTAAAAGGCTGAACTTTCCACCTTCTCAAACTTTTCTCAACTCTTTGTAGGTTCCCTTTTATTGCTTGCGAAATATTTACTTGCGAAATTGACGTCATTTTGAGGACCCTAgtagaggatgaagaggttAGCATTCTCGTCATATATCCGTTCTTTCAAATGTTCCCTTGGGATATTTTTATTTGTAGGTTATTACATTCATTGTAGGTTATTACATTCATTGTAGCTTATGTTTGCCTTTCTCCCTTTCAATGTTGCAGCTAATGGACCTGCTTTTCTCATTTGTGAAACCTGATCATCCGCATAGCACATTATTATCTGGTTACTTCAGTAAGGTAACttattttgttttgcattgCTTATGTCTGAACCATCCAATCGCATAAATTCATGTTTTAATAAGTCCATTGCAGACATCGTGATTTGAAGGTTAGACTTCATTCTGTAGTTTTTATGCTGAGGCTGAATTTAGTTCGATTAATTATCTATTCTAGGTGGTAATATGTTTGATGCTGCGGAAGACTGCCCCTCTTATGAGTTATGTTCAGGTATTCCTCATTTTTCTTTATAAATAAAGGATAATTTATTAATTGCATTTAACAATACAAAGCCTATTGTCAAtctttttctcctatttttttctttgtaaaaTTTGTATAGTATGGTTAACCAAAGCAATCTAATCTTTTACACTCTGTTTAGCTTTGTTCTTTACTATTTACTGCCAGACAGCTGCTTAAGCAAAGTTTTGTGTTACATTTGCAAGGCATTTATGCTCCAAGCTTGTAATTCCTGTTGAGCATCTCAATTTATTTGCGACACtgttgattttctttttatagGGGCATCCAAAGATAGTTGTCCAGCTTGTTGACCTGATTGGCATCACATCGATAATGGAGGTAAGCTGTTATCAAGACTTATTTGTGAATTAATGTTTTGTTGGGTACATTTGCTTGATGCTGTCCCTGGAATTCTTCAGGTGCTGATACGACTGATTGGCGCTGATGAGACCATATATTCAAACTATGGTGATACATTGCAGTGGTTAGAAAACACAAATGTCCTTGAAATGATTGCAGATAAGTTTAGCTCATCGGTAAGTTACCAAAACTTGGAAATGTAGTTATTTGTTGATATGGCATTTTTAGGTCACGGCATCTTTCTTCTTGCAATTTTCTAAGCTATTTGTTGATCTGCTGAGAAACATTTAAATGTACCATGTACTTCTAAGCTCAGTTATACAACATAAACAACTGAGGAATTACCTGTATACTACTGCAAACAAGGCAAAGTGGGAAATTAATATCCACTGTGACGATGAGGATTGTGGCTTGTGGTCACATCCATTTTCTAAATCCTCCAACCGTTCAACAATGAAGAGCAGGGTGTTTAAGGGGCGGTTTGGATCGGTTCCAACGAATACCCTGCCAAAGTTTGGTGTGCCCTCATATTTTGGCCGGTGTTTGCTTTGCTTCCAAAGTTTGGCTTGCCCAGAAAAAATTGGCAACGCCCAGCTACAGCTCACACCAACACGTGGGTGAGCAAAAAGCTTGCCACCATTTTAGCTGGCTGGGCAAGCGTACGCCCCCTGAGCTGGCAATAGCCCATTGGATGCACATGTTTCGAGTACTTTGGATTAACAAGCTTTAAGCgattttattttctaaactgTGTATCCGATTTATAATCAGTTTGCATAATTGTATTCGTTGCAATTAAATCTACAAAACAAGATCCCACTTGACTATATATctatgaaaaattaaattaatgACATGTAGGCCCCACTAGGCCCCACATGTCATACTCATGGTTTTGGTAAGATTTGGCATGGTTGcaatccaaaaaatattttttcttcccATGTTTTGCAATGTCCACGAATTGGTATGGTTGCAATCCAAACATCATTCTTGTACCCTCGTTTTGGCATTACCAATTTCTGGTAAGGTTGACATGTGTAACAAACTAAACAGGCCCTAACCACCACCCCCACCCCAAAACATCTAAAATTTACACAACCTTCATTCTTAAGATAGTTTTATAGGCAGTGTTTTTAAAAGTACTGGGTTCTAGGGCACAGTAGCGTCTAATTGTTGATTAGGTGAGCTGCGGGGATCAAGAGCCGgatgggagggggggggggtgatccCTAGGCGGTCTACTGACTTTTGAACCAGTTTGTAGGTTGTTTTGCAATCTTGGAATACACTGGGCTTGGACATTTCTAATGATAAGTCagtaaataaatattttaaaatcacTGCATCTACAGCCCTCTCTCTTCCCAATCTGCTCTGTTCCTCTCTTTCCCTCTCACACACCTTGCAGACCATCAACCATAACCACTACCATTTCTCAAATCGACATCCTCCCCTCCCATTCGCCTCTCATCTCAAACTGCACACAAGTCCTTCCATGAGTTTAACTCGACCAGCTCACCGCTCGCCTCATTCAGTTGCTAATGCAATAGGATGAGGCAGAGGCGAACCTTGAAGCATGTATAGCAAGCCATGCCGTTGACTCTGGGTAGCACCATACCATTCTTTTCTGCCGTCACATTGAGTACACCTTGACTGTGGTCGCTGATGCCGGCTCAAAGGAGCTGGGGTGTGTAGAGGACAAAAGCTGTTTGCATATCTTGGTAGCTTCTAAGGTTAGTAGTGGGCAGCAGTCAGCAGCTATGGGCTTGATTTAGCTGGTGGCTGGGAGGTAGGAGAGGTGGAACAGTAGAAGAGCGTTTTTCTCTTGTCTTATTTTCTAGATCAACAAAATGAAATATCACACTTATTCAGCCTATTTGCTAATAGGACGTCACATTAGCAGTAAGACCAGGTGGTAATGTTAGGGGGTTATTTGTACTGGACTTGAATGTTTGGGAGATCAAATACGGCGTTCTCATAGTTGGGGGTGAAAATTAGACTTGTGATACTTGAGGGCGGCAATATGGAACCTTTGATATATGTGTTTCCTAGCAGAAACGTTTATGTTGTATTTTATGCCCAAGCAGGATTCTCCTGAGGTGCATGCCAATGCTGCGGAAATTCTCTGTGCTGTGACTCGATGTGCACCTCCGTCTCTTGCTGCCAAGATATGCAGCCCAAGGTCTCCATCTTCTAACTTCGTCATTTGTCCTATGGTTACAATTTAATGGAAACTTTGCCTTATTGAGAAGGATGCTCCATGAATTATAAAGAGGTCTAAACTGCAGTGTAACCATATACTAGAGAAGCCTCACCCCATAAAAGTTGgccttttttctattcttcttttcTTATCACCACTTTAACCTTTCTTTGTTACGCTCTATGAAATTTCAGTTTTGTTGGGAGGTTGTTCCGACACGCTCTTGAAGAATCAAGACCCAAATCTGTTCTGGTTCATTCATTGTCAGTTTGCATATCTTTGTTGGATCCAAAAAGACTCGCATCGGCTTCCTATCAAGCATTCAGAAGCAACTTAAGTCACGGGGCCTTGGTCACTGCCAGTCCAGAGACAGTTGATGGTATGCTTGAAAGTCTAGGTGAGTGCTGGATATTTAATgcacacctttttttttttggtttggaaaATCCTGCTTAGTTTATTAATTCGAGGCCTTTAGTAAATCATATGCTAGACATTACTTCTctatatttttatgttttcaactTTTGGTGATTTATTGGTATGACTGACATAATTTTTTAGGCAACTTGCTGAAGTTATTGGACATTTCTGCTGCTGAAAACGTTTTGCCTACAACTTATGGATGTTTACGCCCACCTCTTGGAAAACATCGTCTGAAGGTACAGGATGATGCAATGCAATGCCTTTTACAATTAACCATCTGTACTTCTTGGTGACTACTTTTTGTTGCTTGAGCTCTTCAATTCTTGTATGGATGGATTTATTTATTAAATGTTCTTGGTTATGATAGACTTATCTAGGCTTAGTTACCATACTTTTGCTATGGTTGTCTAGAGATTACTGTGGGTGAGTGTTTGGTATGTTTGGTTGGTGACCTGAGAAGCATGCCTAAGAATAAAGTGTGCTTGAGAGCTAACAGagattttgatgatttctaCCTGACCAGGCATGCCTAAGACCAACTTCTCTGGTTGCTGCCCTGTGCCTGAGGAAGCTTAAATATAAATTACTCTTTGATGGATAGTTCTTTACGCTTTTTAACTACTCTTTTATGGGTATGTTCAAGAACAGTACTTctcacaaaacaaaagaattaATGATACTAACttctttaaatattttatcaaattaCAGAGCTATCCGTCCCTATCCATACTACCATCCAATCCATCCTTTTCTCCTCTATTACGCCTCTTTCCTGAGCCTTGAATAGTTGAACATacaaaggaagaaaggaggaACAGGATCCCCCAATCTGTAGAAACTAGAAATTATCGAGCAAGAGGCACCTATGATGCGTGGATACTTACGAACACTCACATATCGGATACCGATACTCTGATACTTGTCGGACACCGATACTCCTTCGATACTTGTCGGACAAGTATCTGtaattttcatgatttttaaataaataaaatgattcTGATACTTTGTTGATACCTCTCCAATTCTTTCCTAACACCTCCAAACCCTAACCTCTCGTTATGCTAAGAAAACCCCACTCTCTTCGCATAAAACCCCTCCATGCCGCTCCTATCCTTCCTCACAGAATAGAGGCGTAGCGCCTTCTTGCAAGTGCTAGCTGGCATTGCCCTACACCACTGTCGCCAGCCATCGCCGTTGCCCCTGGAATCGCCAGTTGCCTCTCTCCCTTCCTTTTTATGCCAATGGACAGCTAATTAGGTAGTCCTATAACCTTTTAAGAAATGTTTATTtctgttttattttatttttattatatatatatacacgcatCCCCCGTATCAGTGTTTTTGTAAAAATGGCATGTCGTTGTATCGTGTATCCATATCCGTATCTGTATCGGGGTACCTGGATCTTCCCAGCAGCTTTACTGCCATGGGCAGCAGCAAGCGTGCCACAGAAGCAACCTCATGGAGGCGAAGTAATCTCTGTGGGGTGGCGTAGCTTTGTCCAGTGACAGCCATTGCTGGTGTTGCTCCATGCAACAGATACTCTGGACTGCACTGGACAGCAGATTGCGTTGGCAGGCAATGTATTAATGCGGTAAGCAAGATTACTGGTGTGGTGCTGCCTGGAGCTCAGGTGGACAATTTTGGTCGCTTGGCTCAGGCTAATAATGCTGCTGGGAAGATCCAGGTTAGGCTAGCATCGGCGTCTCCAGACCGCCAACCAAACATACCTCCGGCACAAATCCCAGCAGTGTCCCGACCGGTGAGATTGGTGCCAGGACACCAACCAAACAGGCCCATAAATATTGAGTCCTGATTGCATCACATACAGTCTGCTTTTCGCCTGATGACATTTTATTTGTTTATAGTTTGGCAATATTTTTGTGTCTTAGCCATTTTTCTCGCTAATTTTTGTGctaagttggatgtaccttttACTTTCCAGATTGTAGAGTTCATTTCTGTGTTGTTGACAATTGGTAGTGAAACTTCTGAAAAAGAGCTAGTAAGGCAATCAGCAATAAAATGCTCCATTGATTTGTTCTTCAAGTAAGTGCGGGAGATCTtttgttttaatttgttttgtttctCTGGTTGAATGCCCTTTCCGATAAATTGGTGAAATACAGGTACCCATATAACAATTTTTTGCATCATCATGTTGAGAATATCATTGTTTCTTGCCTGGAGGGTAAAAGAATTGAACTAATTGAGCATGTTCTTAATGAATGTGACATTGTTGGTAAGATTCTTGCTGCGGaaagagcttcttctttgtCAACAGAGTCTAATGGGGTAAGCTATTAATAGATTGTGACCTTTTTTTTACATGATACAAGAGATAGTATtccctttttcatttttttccgtGTCTTCTATGCTCAGCCTACTGTGCCCTCGGAAGAAAAAACTCCTCCAAGAATTGGCAATGTTGGTCACATGACAAGAATAGCTAATAAGCTTATTCAGCTAGGAAACAGTAACAACACAATCCAGACTCACTTGCAGgttatttttccttttgtacCCAACAATCTTTGGTTTGCAAGAATCAAGATATCAATGGTGTTCTACTCAccatcttgtgttatttttttattaggaaAATAGCGAGTGGGTTGAATGGCAATCGAATGTGCTGGTCAAGCGCAATGAGGTGGAGAATGTTTACCATTGGGCTTGTGGGTAcgttcctttttctttgttttgaaTTCTATGGAGTATGGATTGCTTTCATTTTATCTAAATATTGCTGCATGTGCTTTGTTTCTGACAGGCGCCCAACATCACTGCATGACCGTGGTAGGGATAGTGACGACGACGACTTCAGAGACAGGGATTACGATGTGGCAGCTCTTGCTAATAACTTGAGCCAGGCATTCCGATATGGGATATACAGCAATGATGACATTGAAGAGGTGTGTGAATGTGCTAAGTTCTTAGATCTGATAGTTTGTCACTGTCAACATATTTATATCCCAGTGCTGTTGTTTTTAACATGTGAGAGTCTCATTATCACCAAGTGGGAAATATCAGTTTCTTTGCATCTTGTATTGTCTCTGCTACATTAGCATGGCTGATTGGCTGTATGGTGATTTAACCATTTCATGTTTTGCTTTTGAATTTTCTTGTATATGTAGACATTCTAGGGTACTTTACATATTGCTTTTACATGTTTGTTTTGCTAATGCAGGCACAAGGATCACTTGAACGGGACGATGAGGTAATACTTAAGGGCGGTATTTAATctcatttatttcttttctattaTTATCAGTTGGTTGTAGCATGCATGTGATTAGATGTTTGCTGCAGTTTTCCAAACATAAATTTGTTCAATGCAATCAACTTTATGTAGAAAGAAGAGGCAAATAatatatgtatttttggaaatttgaCATTTTTGAGTCTATAGTACACAATAAATGAGAAAATAGACACGCATATTGATTTTCACCAGGGAGAGAAAGGCTGAGTTTCTGCCATCTTAGTGGACTGTTTTTTTCTTCATTATCCCCTTTCAGGATGTGTATTTCGATGACGAGTCAGCTGAGGTGGTAATATCTTCCCTACGTCTGGGAGATGACCAGGAAGGGTAATTTGTTATCTTAAAACGACTCTATAACCCTTCTTTTCTTTATGTGATGGCTGATAAATTATGTATCTATGTGGTTATAAGCAGATCCCtctttacaaattcaaattggTTCACATTTGATGGAGAGAGAAGCATCAATGACCGTTTAGCTGCCTCTGTTCCTTCATCATCACCTAATTCTGAGGAGACTTCTCTAGAAACTGAGGAAACTGATGATGGTAAAACCATTGGCGCTGAGGATCAAATGGAAACAGTGTGTCTTGGAAATGGCCCTATTGAGGAGGCAAAAGATGTAGCGGAATGTACTGAACAGACAAATTGTAGTACTGAGGATGAGCAATCAGAAGATACAGAGGGGTTGGAACGGCGTCCAGATGTTTTGAGTGGTGATACTGAAGTAGGTACAGATGAAGCTGCCTTTGCAGCAGCAGAATCTTCAGCCCCATCAGTTGAGACAGAGGCAGAGAGCGCTGCCTTCGCAGCAGCAGAGTCTTCAGTCCCATCAGTTGAGACAGAGGCAGAGAGAACAATAGAGGAACCGACAGCCTCATCTGATTTGGACAACTCGGTCTCTGAAGCCTCGCCAGACCCTGGTGTTAATGGCAGTACGCCCACTAACTCGGAAGTGTCTTCTGAGCAAGTCACCCTTGACACTGATGCCCAGCAACCATTAAAGGAAGTTCCTGCTGAGGATGTTGATGCAACGAAAACTGATGCAGTTAAAGCAAACGAGTGAAGTAGTAACATGTCTGATGGACTGAGCTGACCAGAGCAATTATTTGTCAGATCCCACTGTAGACAAGCAATCATCTTGCTTCATGTGGTCAGCAGCCACGGAACACTCTGAAGCAAACTGCTGTGCAATAAGCAAGTGTATTATTCTGCCATCCACTGTGGCCTATCACTGTACAAATGAGCACCATTGGCCTTACGCACGCTCTCGTCTGAAACTGTCAATTTTCTTTGAGATTTACACCCCAGTTCATGTGCTTTGGTGGCAGTCTTCAATTCTTCATGGAATGGTATATGATACCTGAGAGCATTCTTTGGGTGGCAACTGGTTTTGGCTATGCAGTCTTCTCTTTCTTTAGGTTAACTTTGGAACTGTAATATGAGATGCGATAGTATTTCTAGTTTAgcaattgtaatttttttgtgGACTCGACATGCGTCAGTTcaacttgaacatgttcatTTGATAAAGATCCCTGTTTTGTATTCAATTCCTATAATTCATCTTGATCACAACAATCGTTTATACCTTCTTTGACACTGGCATTTGACAGAAGTTACAAAATCATTCAGCTGACGACCACAGGACCACACCCATGTCTTCAGATACGCTGTCGCTTCCCCAACTCTCTGAAGAAGCGGTGTTCGTCCCTCTTGCCGCACCGCCGCTGCAGGCTCTCCATGGGGTCGTCGTCTTCTCCCGGAGGGGAGTTGTAGAAGAGCTCCTTGGCGTCAATGCTCCCGCCGGTTGGGTCCTTGAACTCCACGCTTGGCGCGGGCTTGAGCTTGGAGAGGTGCTTCAGGACCGTGTTCGTCgtcttcgccatgcagctcGTCGTGTTCTCGTTCTTGCGCTCCTTGCACACCGGGTAATGCgtaacattttgagtttttAACATTTAAATTATAGCAAAATCcactctttttaattttttttaattatttaaaccaacATAAAATCGATGAAGtgtatatttgaatatatatgtatacgtatatattcaaatatattattgtgGCTAAGTATTTTAAAGTGCAccgaaataatttctaaatttaatccTTGAAATAAGTTGATCTTTGCATtcttggtttatttgtttttatggttctttgagtagagatttgaatttgaatgtctcttaaattcaaatctaatcCTTAGATTCAAATTcagctaaaatccaaatcaattcaaatacTTTGAGCTCAAATCCCTCTAAAAAATCAGGGCTTCTAGTCCAAGTCCAAATCCAAATAATTCTATTTGAATTAATACCAAACCCATTCTTTGATcaaatcatttttcttttttcgtgGACcaaatttccttttcttcctggcCCAACCGAGctcaccctctctctttctcccctgGGCCCAGCCTCCTTCCCTCTGCGTCGGCCCAACCTCAGCAGCCTAGCCGACCCCCTCCTTCCCCTATGCGCTGGCCCAGCAGGCGGCCCGGTATCCCGCCTCCGCACATGGGCCGCGACACATGCGCACGAGCACCAGCAGCCGCGCtgcccctctcctctcccaccaATGCGTGGGACCCACAGACCCAAACCCTCCTCCCACCTCCAGCTCCGCCTGCACTACTCCTAGTCGAGCCGCTTTCCGATGCATTCAAAGCATGGCGACTTTCGTGCCCTCTCTCTCCAGCCATCTCTTGCTCTCTCTGCTCTCAGCACGCGCGCACCGAAAGGTCTGACAACGCGTGACTTCACGGCACGCCGTACGCGGATGGCTGGCGACCGCGCTGCCATGCGCTGCGCCTTTCCCGGGTAGCGCCGCAATCCAACGTAGGACCGCCGCCATGTTCATCGAGAGGCCGAGCCGCACCATCTCACcgtcgcctctctctctccccctctctatAAAATGGGAAGCGTTGCCCCCTTTTCCGTTGTTCCCTAAATCCGCCACCACCGCGAGCCGCCGTCTCAAGTCGCGTCGCCGCTTTCGATCTGCTAGCCACCACCGTAGAGCTCGTCACTGGGAGCGCGAAGGAGCCGTGGGTGACGTCTGGAGTCATGAGGAGCACGAGGACGTGAAGCCGAGCCTGCCGCTACCTAAATCCCGACTCCACCGAGCCGCATCTTCCCCGTCACCGACCGCGCCCCTTCTATCCCGACAATGCCGGTGAGCGCCAAACCTCCCTTCGACCTTGTTGTCACGTTAGCGGtagcagtagcgtgccccgtgTCTTGTTTTGCGCTAGGGAGCTTTGAGTTGCCGCACCGGTGAATTTGTCACTGCCAActgctcctccctctctctgtgtgAGCCGGCCTTCGTGCCGAGGAGCCCTAGGAGCGTTAGGCTCCTTTTTCTTGCAAGAGGATCATGCCTAATCcaagggaggtgctgcccaattTTCTTCCGCCGCCGTCCCTATCTCCGACACCGGTCTGGGACCTCTACGATGGTCGGCTGCCATCGTTAACCACCAAAACGGGATCGCGACCCTTTGTAGACCCCTGGCCACCTAGTCTCGACTAGACCCACCGCTTCTAAGCCGATTTTGATGAGGAACCGTCGTGAACCCTCATCTCCGGTCCCTTCTCTGGTCTGCTCCGTCCGGTAACCATGTGCGCACACCACTTGGGCCACCCGAACGTGTCAGCTAGGCCGAGCCACTGATAGGCTGGCCCATCTTTCCTCCATTGGCCTAATCCAAAAACCGAGCCAAGGCCTGAAGGCTCTTTTTAGTGGGCCACCACTGTGCACTCCAGCCTAAGCCTAGAACCAGCCCAGGCCCAAACCCTGTATAGCCCAGCCCGAACCAATAGGACCCACATATCACTATTCAgttggacccacatgacactgTTCAGTGGAACCACCTAGGAATAGTAACATTTTGtaatttctcgatttaattttagattaatcttTCGGGAGTCATAACTTATCCGTTCTGACTTCGGTTCTGGCGATTCTTTCgtctaaattcatctaaatttgagatctatctttctatcataatgtgatatctattaggacTCATTTGGTTTTCTATTTAGTGTTAATAGCATAGGCCGTCGTTAATCATAATCGCGCTCTGCAGAAACCGGAGGATTTCGCCGAGGAACCGGAGAATCCTAACTTCGACCAAGGACCAGAGGAATatttcggagaaggcaagtcccaTCTCCTTAATCATTTTGAACCCAAGtttcaataatctaattgatcaacttaaaacttgacttattatcgtatgtgctatatattgtacTATTTTAACTGTTTacagtagttaaatcctatcaaacaattgccaTGTCTTAAATGTCACTATCCTAAatccatgtcaccctaggat
This region includes:
- the LOC133905661 gene encoding uncharacterized protein LOC133905661, translated to MFWRMTGLSAASPVDTILDKENFTLEELLDEDEIIQECKALNSRLINFLRDKAQVEQLLRYVVEEVPEDAEKKRSFKFPFIACEIFTCEIDVILRTLVEDEELMDLLFSFVKPDHPHSTLLSGYFSKVVICLMLRKTAPLMSYVQGHPKIVVQLVDLIGITSIMEVLIRLIGADETIYSNYGDTLQWLENTNVLEMIADKFSSSDSPEVHANAAEILCAVTRCAPPSLAAKICSPSFVGRLFRHALEESRPKSVLVHSLSVCISLLDPKRLASASYQAFRSNLSHGALVTASPETVDGMLESLGNLLKLLDISAAENVLPTTYGCLRPPLGKHRLKIVEFISVLLTIGSETSEKELVRQSAIKCSIDLFFKYPYNNFLHHHVENIIVSCLEGKRIELIEHVLNECDIVGKILAAERASSLSTESNGPTVPSEEKTPPRIGNVGHMTRIANKLIQLGNSNNTIQTHLQENSEWVEWQSNVLVKRNEVENVYHWACGRPTSLHDRGRDSDDDDFRDRDYDVAALANNLSQAFRYGIYSNDDIEEAQGSLERDDEDVYFDDESAEVVISSLRLGDDQEGSLFTNSNWFTFDGERSINDRLAASVPSSSPNSEETSLETEETDDGKTIGAEDQMETVCLGNGPIEEAKDVAECTEQTNCSTEDEQSEDTEGLERRPDVLSGDTEVGTDEAAFAAAESSAPSVETEAESAAFAAAESSVPSVETEAERTIEEPTASSDLDNSVSEASPDPGVNGSTPTNSEVSSEQVTLDTDAQQPLKEVPAEDVDATKTDAVKANE